One part of the Glycine max cultivar Williams 82 chromosome 14, Glycine_max_v4.0, whole genome shotgun sequence genome encodes these proteins:
- the HPPD gene encoding 4-hydroxyphenylpyruvate dioxygenase short isoform isoform 2 (isoform 2 is encoded by transcript variant 2): protein MPIPMCNEIQAQAQAQAQAQPGFKLVGFKNFVRTNPKSDRFQVNRFHHIEFWCTDATNASRRFSWGLGMPIVAKSDLSTGNQIHASYLLRSGDLSFLFSAPYSPSLSAGSSAASSASIPSFDAATCLAFAAKHGFGVRAIALEVADAEAAFSASVAKGAEPASPPVLVDDRTGFAEVRLYGDVVLRYVSYKDAAPQAPHADPSRWFLPGFEAAASSSSFPELDYGIRRLDHAVGNVPELAPAVRYLKGFSGFHEFAEFTAEDVGTSESGLNSVVLANNSETVLLPLNEPVYGTKRKSQIETYLEHNEGAGVQHLALVTHDIFTTLREMRKRSFLGGFEFMPSPPPTYYANLHNRAADVLTVDQIKQCEELGILVDRDDQGTLLQIFTKPVGDRPTIFIEIIQRIGCMVEDEEGKVYQKGACGGFGKGNFSELFKSIEEYEKTLEAKRTA, encoded by the exons ATGCCAATACCCATGTGCAACGAaattcaagcccaagcccaagcccaagcccaagcccaaccTGGGTTTAAGCTCGTCGGTTTCAAAAACTTCGTCCGAACCAATCCTAAGTCGGACCGCTTTCAAGTCAACCGCTTCCACCACATCGAGTTCTGGTGCACCGATGCCACCAACGCCTCTCGCCGATTCTCTTGGGGACTTGGAATGCCTATTGTGGCAAAATCTGATCTCTCCACCGGAAACCAAATCCACGCCTCCTACCTCCTCCGCTCCGGCGACCTCTCCTTCCTCTTCTCCGCTCCTtactctccctctctctccgCCGGCTCCTCCGCTGCCTCCTCCGCCTCCATTCCCAGTTTCGACGCCGCCACCTGCCTTGCCTTCGCTGCCAAACACGGCTTCGGCGTCCGCGCCATCGCCTTGGAAGTCGCCGACGCGGAAGCCGCTTTCAGCGCCAGCGTCGCGAAAGGAGCCGAGCCGGCGTCGCCGCCGGTTCTCGTCGACGATCGCACCGGCTTCGCGGAGGTGCGCCTCTACGGCGACGTGGTGCTCCGCTACGTCAGCTACAAGGACGCCGCGCCGCAGGCGCCACACGCAGATCCGTCGCGGTGGTTCCTGCCGGGATTCGAGGCCGCGGCGTCGTCGTCTTCGTTTCCGGAGCTGGACTACGGGATCCGGCGGCTGGACCACGCCGTCGGGAACGTTCCGGAGCTGGCGCCGGCGGTGAGGTACCTGAAAGGCTTCAGCGGATTCCACGAGTTCGCGGAGTTCACCGCGGAGGACGTGGGAACGAGCGAGAGCGGGTTGAACTCGGTGGTTCTGGCGAACAACTCGGAGACGGTGTTGCTGCCGCTGAACGAGCCGGTTTACGGAACGAAGAGGAAGAGCCAGATTGAGACGTATTTGGAACACAACGAAGGTGCTGGTGTGCAGCACCTTGCGCTTGTTACTCACGACATCTTCACCACACTGAGAGAGATGAGAAAGCGAAGTTTCCTTGGTGGATTTGAGTTCATGCCTTCTCCTCCTCCCACCTATTACGCCAACCTCCACAACCGTGCCGCTGATGTGTTGACCGTTGACCAGATTAAGCAGTGTGAGGAGCTTGGGATTCTTGTTGACAGAGATGATCAGGGCACTCTGCTTCAGATTTTCACCAAGCCTGTTGGGGACAG GCCAACGATATTCATAGAGATAATTCAGAGGATCGGGTGCATGGTGGAGGATGAGGAAGGGAAGGTGTACCAGAAGGGTGCATGTGGGGGTTTTGGGAAAGGCAATTTTTCTGAGCTTTTCAAATCCATTGAAGAATATGAGAAGACTTTGGAAGCTAAAAGAACCGCGTAA
- the HPPD gene encoding 4-hydroxyphenylpyruvate dioxygenase long isoform, chloroplastic isoform 1 (isoform 1 is encoded by transcript variant 1) produces the protein MPMYTPSLSAPSSNHIQPSVTLPLYITTTKLNLKQQHHTTPMPIPMCNEIQAQAQAQAQAQPGFKLVGFKNFVRTNPKSDRFQVNRFHHIEFWCTDATNASRRFSWGLGMPIVAKSDLSTGNQIHASYLLRSGDLSFLFSAPYSPSLSAGSSAASSASIPSFDAATCLAFAAKHGFGVRAIALEVADAEAAFSASVAKGAEPASPPVLVDDRTGFAEVRLYGDVVLRYVSYKDAAPQAPHADPSRWFLPGFEAAASSSSFPELDYGIRRLDHAVGNVPELAPAVRYLKGFSGFHEFAEFTAEDVGTSESGLNSVVLANNSETVLLPLNEPVYGTKRKSQIETYLEHNEGAGVQHLALVTHDIFTTLREMRKRSFLGGFEFMPSPPPTYYANLHNRAADVLTVDQIKQCEELGILVDRDDQGTLLQIFTKPVGDRPTIFIEIIQRIGCMVEDEEGKVYQKGACGGFGKGNFSELFKSIEEYEKTLEAKRTA, from the exons ATGCCCATGTACACTCCATCACTCTCCGCACCCTCCTCCAATCACATTCAACCAAGTGTCACACTCCCCTTATATATCACAACCACCAAGCTCAATCTCAAGCAGCAGCATCACACCACACCAATGCCAATACCCATGTGCAACGAaattcaagcccaagcccaagcccaagcccaagcccaaccTGGGTTTAAGCTCGTCGGTTTCAAAAACTTCGTCCGAACCAATCCTAAGTCGGACCGCTTTCAAGTCAACCGCTTCCACCACATCGAGTTCTGGTGCACCGATGCCACCAACGCCTCTCGCCGATTCTCTTGGGGACTTGGAATGCCTATTGTGGCAAAATCTGATCTCTCCACCGGAAACCAAATCCACGCCTCCTACCTCCTCCGCTCCGGCGACCTCTCCTTCCTCTTCTCCGCTCCTtactctccctctctctccgCCGGCTCCTCCGCTGCCTCCTCCGCCTCCATTCCCAGTTTCGACGCCGCCACCTGCCTTGCCTTCGCTGCCAAACACGGCTTCGGCGTCCGCGCCATCGCCTTGGAAGTCGCCGACGCGGAAGCCGCTTTCAGCGCCAGCGTCGCGAAAGGAGCCGAGCCGGCGTCGCCGCCGGTTCTCGTCGACGATCGCACCGGCTTCGCGGAGGTGCGCCTCTACGGCGACGTGGTGCTCCGCTACGTCAGCTACAAGGACGCCGCGCCGCAGGCGCCACACGCAGATCCGTCGCGGTGGTTCCTGCCGGGATTCGAGGCCGCGGCGTCGTCGTCTTCGTTTCCGGAGCTGGACTACGGGATCCGGCGGCTGGACCACGCCGTCGGGAACGTTCCGGAGCTGGCGCCGGCGGTGAGGTACCTGAAAGGCTTCAGCGGATTCCACGAGTTCGCGGAGTTCACCGCGGAGGACGTGGGAACGAGCGAGAGCGGGTTGAACTCGGTGGTTCTGGCGAACAACTCGGAGACGGTGTTGCTGCCGCTGAACGAGCCGGTTTACGGAACGAAGAGGAAGAGCCAGATTGAGACGTATTTGGAACACAACGAAGGTGCTGGTGTGCAGCACCTTGCGCTTGTTACTCACGACATCTTCACCACACTGAGAGAGATGAGAAAGCGAAGTTTCCTTGGTGGATTTGAGTTCATGCCTTCTCCTCCTCCCACCTATTACGCCAACCTCCACAACCGTGCCGCTGATGTGTTGACCGTTGACCAGATTAAGCAGTGTGAGGAGCTTGGGATTCTTGTTGACAGAGATGATCAGGGCACTCTGCTTCAGATTTTCACCAAGCCTGTTGGGGACAG GCCAACGATATTCATAGAGATAATTCAGAGGATCGGGTGCATGGTGGAGGATGAGGAAGGGAAGGTGTACCAGAAGGGTGCATGTGGGGGTTTTGGGAAAGGCAATTTTTCTGAGCTTTTCAAATCCATTGAAGAATATGAGAAGACTTTGGAAGCTAAAAGAACCGCGTAA
- the LOC100808661 gene encoding anaphase-promoting complex subunit 5 produces MGGILKQPGAFAITPHKVSLCILLKIYAPPAQISVPFPFASVAQHNRLGLFLLALTKSCDDIMEPKLDELIHQLRMMSQNWEASWVIDQLMSRLSSLSSPDDLFNFFSDIRGILGGPDSGAVEDDQVILDMNSNLGIFLRRCVLAFNLLSFEGVSHLLTNLGIYCKEEFSNCPSYEEHGLDDSSSNLETYSEYENMDLENFVYEKVSEEIEARKEASEIVPFHLHTHNTLLSLVDDIDVPADSVSKQSEKVRVASPYGDPSSNMLRDVDHSSPVFLRTNWQVQGYLQEQAHTIEKNGSAVSFNGLEIILRQLQKLAPELHRVHFLSYLNGLSHDDYISALENLHCYFDYSAGTEGFDYIPSVSGNGFGRYEIGLLCLGMMHFHFGHPKLALEVLSEAVRVSQQQSNDTCLAYTLAAISNLLFENGISSTAATLGSSYSPFTSIGISLSVQQQLFVLLRGSLKRAESLKLKRLVASNHLAMAKFDLTHVQRPLLSFGPKTSMKLSTCPVNVCKEIRLSSHLISDFSYESSAMTIDGAFSTAWLRNLQKPTGSLVLCQENGSGNSSNASQFIAQPTSIPGSVLQVLGLSYILRATAWELYGSSPLSRINALVHATRFADASSSSDAALAYVKLIQHLAVSKGYKEAFFALKIAEEKFLSVSKSQILLLKLQLLHEHALHRGQLKLAQKLCDELGVLASRVTGVDMELKTEASLRHARTLLAANQFREAAAVAHSLFCMCYKYNLQVENASVLLLLAEIHKKSGNAVLGLPYALASLSFCLSFNLDLLKASATLTLAELWLSLGSSHATRALNLIHGAFPMILGHGGLELRSRAFIVEAKCYLCDSNFNVFENYEIVIDSLRQASEELQLLEFHELAAEAFYLMAMVYDKLGQLEEREEAAASFQKHILALRNPQDEDDPLVSVF; encoded by the exons ATGGGTGGGATATTGAAGCAACCCGGCGCGTTTGCAATCACACCGCACAAAGTATCACTCTGCATACTTCTTAAGATCTACGCTCCACCCGCTCAGATATCGGTCCCCTTCCCTTTCGCTTCCGTTGCTCAGCACAATCGCCTTGGCTTGTTCTTATTAGCCCTCACCAAG TCCTGCGATGATATCATGGAGCCAAAATTGGATGAACTCATCCATCAATTGAGAATGATGAGCCAAAACTGGGAGGCTTCCTGGGTTATTGATCAGTTGATGAGCAGACTATCATCTCTGTCATCACCTGatgatttgtttaatttttttagcgaTATACGAG GAATACTTGGGGGTCCTGATTCAGGTGCTGTGGAAGATGACCAGGTTATTTTGGACATGAACAGTAACCTGGGGATATTTCTTCGGCGTTGTGTTCTTGCTTTTAACTTGCTATCGTTTGAG GGTGTATCTCATCTCTTGACAAACCTCGGGATCTATTGTAAAGAAGAATTCTCAAATTGTCCTTCCTATGAAGAACACGGTTTAGATGATTCTAGTAGTAATCTGGAGACATATTCAGAATATGAGAATATGGACCTGGAGAACTTTGTCTATGAAAAGGTTTCAGAAGAAATTGAAGCAAGAAAGGAGGCTAGTGAAATTGTTCCATTCCATCTTCATACACACAACACTCTTCTGAGTTTAGTTGATG ATATTGATGTGCCTGCTGATTCAGTATCCAAACAGAGTGAGAAAGTTAGAGTAGCTAGTCCATATGGGGACCCTTCAAGTAACATGCTGCGAGATGTTGATCACAGCAGCCCGGTATTTCTGCGGACAAACTGGCAGGTACAAGGGTACTTACAGGAGCAAGCTCATACCATTGAAAA GAATGGTAGTGCTGTATCTTTCAATGGGCTTGAAATCATTCTACGGCAACTACAAAAGTTGGCACCTGAACTGCATCGG GTTCACTTTTTAAGCTACTTGAATGGTCTTTCTCATGATGATTATATTTCTGCTTTGGAGAATCTTCATTGCTATTTTGATTACAG TGCAGGGACTGAAGGATTTGATTATATTCCTTCAGTTAGTGGTAATGGCTTTGGAAGATATGAAATTGGTTTATTATGTTTGGGGATGATGCATTTTCACTTTGGGCATCCAAAGCTGGCTTTAGAG GTTTTGTCGGAGGCAGTTCGTGTTTCTCAGCAG CAAAGTAATGATACCTGTCTTGCATATACTTTAGCAGCTATTTCAAACTTGCTGTTTGAAAATGGCATCTCAAGTACAGCTGCGACACTAGGATCGTCATACTCACCTTTTACAAGTATAGGTATTTCGCTCTCTGTTCAGCAACAATTGTTTGTTCTCTTGAGAGGTTCTTTAAAGAGAGCAGAAAGTTTAAAGTTAAAACGGTTGGTGGCTTCCAATCATCTGGCAATGGCCAAATTTGATCTAACG CATGTACAGCGGCCCTTGCTATCATTTGGTCCAAAAACTTCCATGAAGCTCAGTACTTGCCCCGTTAATGTTTGCAAG GAAATTCGGTTGAGTTCTCATCTTATTAGTGATTTTAGCTATGAGAGTTCTGCAATGACAATTGATGGTGCCTTTAGTACAGCTTGGCTTAGGAATTTACAAAAGCCGACGGGTTCTCTTGTTTTGTGTCAAGAGAATGGATCTGGCAACAGTTCTAATGCTTCCCAATTCATTGCACAACCAACCTCAATTCCTGGATCTGTGTTGCAAGTATTGGGTTTGTCTTATATACTTCGTGCAACTGCATGGGAGTTATATGGAAG CTCACCACTGTCTCGCATAAATGCGCTGGTGCATGCAACTCGCTTTGCTGATGCATCAAG CTCATCAGATGCAGCATTAGCATATGTAAAGCTCATTCAACATTTAGCAGTATCTAAAGGATACAAAG AGGCCTTTTTCGCCCTTAAAATAGCAGAAGAGAAGTTTCTATCTGTCTCAAAATCTCAAATCTTACTGCTAAAGTTGCAGCTGCTTCATGAGCATGCTTTACATCG TGGACAATTAAAGCTAGCCCAGAAACTGTGTGATGAACTTGGTGTTTTGGCATCACGAGTAACTGGTGTAGATATGGAACTAAAGACAGAAGCAAGCCTTCGCCATGCTCGTACATTGCTTGCAGCAAATCAATTCCGAGAG GCAGCTGCTGTGGCACACTCCCTCTTCTGTATGTGCTACAAATACAATCTTCAAGTTGAGAATGCTTCAGTTCTTCTTTTACTTGCTGAGATTCACAAG AAATCAGGCAATGCAGTTCTTGGTCTTCCATATGCTTTAGCAAGCCTCTCATTTTGCCTCTCATTTAACTTGGACCTTCTAAAAGCTTCAGCCACACTTACTCTAGCTGAGTTGTGGCTCTCTCTTGGATCAAGCCATGCAACAAGGGCTCTAAACCTTATCCATGGAGCTTTCCCAATGATTCTTGGTCATGGTGGTTTGGAACTCCGCTCCCGTGCCTTTATTGTTGAAGCAAAATGCTATCTGTGTGATTCAAACTTCAATG TCTTTGAAAATTATGAGATTGTGATAGATTCATTGAGACAAGCATCTGAAGAACTCCAACTTTTGGAG TTTCATGAACTGGCAGCTGAAGCTTTCTATCTGATGGCCATGGTATATGACAAACTGGGGCAATTAGAAGAAAGGGAAGAAGCTGCAGCTTCATTTCAGAAACATATTTTGGCTCTCCGCAATCCTCAAGATGAGGATGATCCTCTTGTTAGTGTGttttga